In Thermodesulfobacteriota bacterium, the following proteins share a genomic window:
- a CDS encoding ATP-binding protein, which translates to MKIAVVGGGSQSLELMELMERHSFKEIDPVIIAVADPDPNAPAMVRAGERGLFVTCDYSDFFDHPGIELIIELSDSMDIYNDILSRKKPNTGALCHTTARLFWELSHVTALHEGIKQELQEAKALNFVMSNKMIQEEMMIISPDYVIQDVNAALLKRFGKDREAVIGRHCYEITHNQSFPCSGDLHPCPLKQVLEDGRPSQTTHIHQDDHGNQFYHSISGYPLFEGDRIVGVIEIAKDITRDLRLQNSMMQQEKMASIGRLSAGVAHEINNPLTTILTSAMLIQEEMEPDNPIYEEIKTIAKEALRCRKIVKSLLEFARQTPTTRTAGSINDVGRESHTLTRKHGAFHDVTVTADLAGDLPLVDIDKDQMQQALINLMMNAIEATPPGGRVSLSTRFLPDEDTVEVTVTDTGKGIDPENADKVFEPFFTTRSDGNGLGLAITHGIIEQHGGTITFDSKPGEGTCFRIRLPIYKEEVNDD; encoded by the coding sequence ATGAAAATCGCGGTGGTCGGCGGAGGCAGCCAGAGCCTGGAACTCATGGAACTCATGGAACGGCATTCCTTTAAGGAAATCGATCCGGTAATCATCGCGGTGGCGGACCCGGACCCCAATGCCCCCGCCATGGTCAGGGCCGGAGAAAGAGGCCTTTTTGTCACCTGCGATTACAGTGATTTCTTTGACCATCCCGGGATCGAACTGATCATTGAATTAAGCGACAGCATGGATATTTATAATGACATACTGTCCAGGAAGAAACCGAATACCGGGGCGCTCTGTCACACCACCGCCCGCCTTTTCTGGGAGTTATCCCATGTCACCGCCCTGCATGAAGGAATCAAGCAGGAACTTCAGGAAGCCAAAGCGCTCAATTTTGTCATGAGCAACAAGATGATCCAGGAAGAGATGATGATCATCTCCCCGGATTATGTCATCCAGGACGTCAACGCCGCCCTGCTGAAGCGGTTCGGGAAAGACCGCGAAGCGGTCATCGGCCGTCACTGCTATGAAATTACCCATAACCAGAGTTTTCCCTGCAGCGGGGACCTCCACCCCTGCCCGCTCAAGCAGGTCCTGGAGGACGGCCGCCCGTCCCAGACAACCCACATCCACCAGGACGATCACGGCAACCAGTTCTACCACTCCATTTCCGGATATCCGCTATTCGAAGGCGACAGGATCGTCGGCGTCATTGAAATCGCCAAGGACATCACCAGGGATCTGCGGCTGCAGAACTCGATGATGCAGCAGGAAAAGATGGCTTCCATCGGCCGCCTGTCCGCCGGCGTGGCCCATGAAATCAACAACCCCCTGACCACTATCCTGACCTCCGCCATGCTGATCCAGGAAGAAATGGAACCGGACAACCCCATTTACGAGGAGATTAAAACCATTGCCAAAGAGGCCCTGCGCTGCCGGAAAATCGTCAAGAGCCTCCTGGAGTTCGCCCGGCAGACACCGACCACCCGGACGGCCGGCAGCATCAATGACGTCGGCCGTGAAAGCCACACCCTCACCCGCAAGCACGGCGCTTTTCACGACGTCACCGTCACGGCCGATCTGGCGGGAGACCTGCCTTTGGTGGACATCGATAAGGATCAGATGCAGCAGGCCCTGATCAATCTTATGATGAACGCGATCGAGGCGACCCCTCCGGGAGGCCGCGTCAGCCTGTCCACCCGATTTCTTCCGGATGAGGACACGGTTGAGGTGACGGTAACGGATACCGGCAAGGGTATTGATCCGGAAAACGCCGACAAGGTATTCGAGCCTTTCTTCACCACCCGCAGCGACGGCAACGGTCTGGGGCTGGCCATCACGCACGGCATTATCGAACAGCACGGGGGCACCATCACTTTTGACAGCAAGCCCGGGGAGGGGACCTGCTTTCGGATCCGGCTGCCCATATATAAAGAGGAAGTCAATGACGACTGA